In one window of Mycobacteriales bacterium DNA:
- a CDS encoding FAD-binding oxidoreductase: MATTEAPARRSFWAWCLQSEEPTSQERAKLARRLSEGSGVEIVPRPIPDLADAQLRDPRIEAPDAVARWCTTDAWERAFHSYGAAFTDRTRAFNLDFPNPPDIVAHPRTEAELEATLDWCADKGHVVVPYGGGSSVVWGVNPPEADGIVTIALDRLDRVLELDETSRAARIQAGVFGPHLEDQLRPHGYTLRHFPQSFRFSSLGGWIVTRSGGHYATNHTHIDDFVESVRMLTPQGWWESRRLPGSGAGPSPDRLVLGSEGILGIVTEAWMRIQKRPAFRATAGVVFDSWPAGYDAARQIAQAKLWPANLRLLDPAEAGRAAGLDGDQSLLIIGFESAELSQRGPIGQAVEIARGCGGHIDDGDVAVDDGEGTPTGRGGAVGAWRDAFIGVRPGVETSLGVVADTFETSITWDRWPDFDASVRERVGAALREVFGHAPLLSCRFTHVYPDGPAPYYSWSGVGRQGSEIAMWQEIKHATAEAVLDAGGTITHHHAVGRMHRPQYDRQRPDLFAEALRAAKSAVDPGGILNPGVLLDPA, encoded by the coding sequence ATGGCAACGACGGAGGCACCCGCTCGGCGGTCGTTCTGGGCCTGGTGCCTGCAGTCGGAGGAGCCGACTTCGCAGGAGCGCGCCAAGCTCGCCCGGCGGCTGTCCGAGGGGTCCGGTGTCGAGATCGTGCCCCGGCCGATCCCCGACCTCGCCGACGCGCAGCTGCGCGACCCACGGATCGAGGCACCCGACGCCGTCGCCAGGTGGTGCACGACCGACGCCTGGGAGCGGGCGTTCCACTCCTACGGCGCGGCGTTCACCGACCGCACCCGCGCCTTCAACCTCGACTTCCCGAACCCGCCCGACATCGTTGCGCACCCGCGCACGGAGGCCGAGCTCGAGGCGACCCTCGACTGGTGCGCCGACAAGGGCCACGTGGTGGTGCCCTACGGCGGCGGCTCGTCGGTCGTCTGGGGCGTCAACCCGCCCGAGGCCGACGGCATCGTCACGATCGCGCTCGATCGCCTCGACCGGGTGCTCGAGCTCGACGAGACCTCGCGGGCGGCGCGCATCCAGGCGGGCGTCTTCGGCCCGCACCTCGAGGACCAGCTGCGGCCGCACGGCTATACGTTGCGGCACTTCCCGCAGTCGTTCCGGTTCTCCTCGCTGGGCGGGTGGATCGTGACCCGCTCGGGCGGTCACTACGCGACCAACCACACCCACATCGACGACTTCGTCGAGTCGGTGCGGATGCTGACGCCGCAGGGCTGGTGGGAGTCGCGGCGGCTGCCGGGCTCGGGAGCGGGGCCGTCACCGGACCGGCTGGTCCTCGGCAGCGAGGGCATCCTCGGCATCGTCACCGAGGCGTGGATGCGCATCCAGAAGCGGCCGGCGTTCCGCGCGACCGCCGGGGTCGTCTTCGACTCGTGGCCGGCCGGTTACGACGCCGCCCGGCAGATCGCCCAGGCGAAGCTGTGGCCGGCCAACCTGCGGCTGCTCGACCCGGCCGAGGCCGGTCGCGCCGCCGGGCTCGACGGCGACCAGTCGCTGCTCATCATCGGCTTCGAGTCGGCCGAGCTGTCGCAGCGCGGCCCCATCGGTCAAGCGGTCGAGATCGCTCGTGGCTGCGGCGGGCACATCGACGACGGCGACGTGGCGGTCGACGACGGCGAGGGCACGCCGACGGGGCGCGGTGGCGCCGTCGGCGCGTGGCGAGACGCGTTCATCGGCGTACGCCCCGGGGTCGAGACCAGCCTCGGCGTCGTCGCCGACACGTTCGAGACGTCGATCACCTGGGACCGCTGGCCGGACTTCGACGCCTCGGTCCGCGAGCGGGTGGGTGCCGCGCTGCGTGAGGTCTTCGGCCACGCCCCGTTGCTGTCGTGCCGGTTCACTCACGTCTACCCCGACGGGCCCGCGCCCTACTACTCGTGGTCCGGCGTCGGCCGGCAGGGCAGCGAGATCGCCATGTGGCAGGAGATCAAGCACGCGACGGCCGAGGCCGTGCTCGACGCGGGCGGCACGATCACCCACCACCACGCGGTCGGCCGCATGCACCGGCCGCAGTACGACCGGCAACGCCCCGACCTGTTCGCCGAAGCGCTGCGCGCCGCCAAGTCCGCGGTGGATCCTGGCGGCATCCTCAACCCGGGGGTGCTCCTTGACCCTGCATGA
- a CDS encoding DUF4232 domain-containing protein codes for MKPAAAALPAIAAIGVGLAVSVPSMSATSADSATRVSCTAAQLRPGVAAEQGATGHLQMVIALHNLSATSCHLTGYPGLRLLDAHDKPMTTKVVDGGTYDAPSYTPRTVTLQPGGVASFAVAWDHIPGSTGTSCPAAQKLAILPPGSSDHLTIDAPVDACGGVVHVSAIARGSNGPS; via the coding sequence ATGAAGCCCGCCGCAGCCGCGCTGCCGGCGATTGCCGCCATCGGTGTCGGGCTGGCGGTCTCCGTGCCGTCCATGTCGGCGACCAGCGCCGACTCGGCGACTCGGGTGTCGTGCACCGCGGCCCAGCTGCGTCCCGGCGTCGCCGCGGAACAGGGCGCGACCGGACACCTTCAGATGGTCATCGCTCTGCACAACCTGTCGGCGACGAGCTGCCACCTCACCGGCTACCCCGGCCTGCGGCTGCTGGACGCGCACGACAAGCCGATGACCACCAAGGTCGTCGACGGTGGCACCTACGACGCCCCGTCGTACACCCCGCGCACCGTCACGCTGCAGCCCGGCGGTGTCGCGTCGTTCGCCGTGGCGTGGGACCACATCCCCGGCAGCACCGGCACCTCGTGCCCGGCGGCGCAGAAGCTCGCGATCCTGCCGCCCGGCAGCAGTGACCACCTCACCATCGACGCGCCGGTGGACGCGTGCGGGGGCGTCGTCCACGTGTCCGCGATCGCCCGAGGGTCCAACGGCCCGTCCTGA
- a CDS encoding response regulator transcription factor: protein MSTRVFVVDDHPVFRDGLVALLGSVEDLDVVGAAGDGPEAIEALSDGCADVVLMDLNLPTMSGIEATARLAALPDPPAVLAVTMVDDDDTVLAAMRAGARGYVLKGSVGAEIVAAVRTVAAGGAVFGAGVATQVLALASPGGGAGREDDGLTEREREVLALLAEGANNAQIARALGVSLKTVQNYVSRILDKLQVSDRTQAALKARGRPSSR from the coding sequence GTGAGCACGCGCGTGTTCGTCGTCGACGACCACCCGGTGTTCCGCGACGGCCTCGTGGCGCTGCTCGGTTCGGTCGAGGACCTGGACGTCGTCGGGGCGGCGGGGGACGGCCCGGAAGCGATCGAGGCGCTGTCCGACGGTTGCGCCGACGTCGTGCTGATGGATCTCAACCTGCCGACGATGTCGGGCATCGAGGCGACCGCACGGCTGGCCGCGCTGCCAGACCCGCCCGCAGTCCTCGCGGTCACGATGGTCGACGACGACGACACGGTGCTCGCGGCGATGCGCGCGGGCGCCCGCGGCTACGTGCTGAAGGGCTCGGTGGGAGCGGAGATCGTGGCGGCGGTGCGCACTGTCGCTGCGGGTGGTGCAGTGTTCGGTGCAGGCGTCGCTACGCAGGTTCTGGCCCTGGCGTCGCCGGGTGGGGGAGCGGGGCGCGAGGACGACGGGCTGACCGAGCGGGAGCGCGAGGTGCTGGCGCTGCTGGCCGAAGGAGCCAACAACGCCCAGATCGCCCGTGCCCTGGGCGTGAGCCTGAAGACCGTGCAGAACTACGTGTCGCGAATCCTCGACAAGCTGCAGGTCTCGGATCGCACTCAAGCGGCGCTGAAGGCGCGTGGGCGCCCGTCGTCGCGTTGA
- a CDS encoding histidine kinase, producing MRLRGVGPTAAVIAAAVGLSLTGVAGSLWAAVQDHQSVASTALVASFMVAFAATGAVVAAARPGNGVGWLMLAGAAVSSLGNAGASLAHHGIVVDPGSLPGASAFAVAGQSCRSLGWYLLTLGVPAVFPDGKFLASRRRWLPTLLGVVLVASVVGPITDKQADLTGLGSWQNPIAPTGGWQFFQALAFILQAPLGLVVAVAIVGQLVRRWRQGGPLLRQQLQLFIGAAAIGILAVPVVFALGTAHGDWVFGAAAVPLPIAIGFAVLARDLYDLRTAANRTLVWVTLSALIVGLYALVIQGLGSRLDVHGAAWLAWVAAGVVAVAFAPLRDVLQRGINRLTFGRWDEPYDVLAALGQRLEASVDVDRLLADVVSELHGLGLGAVAVYDADGRVVAGDVATTDHLVAQPLAAFGRPVGTLRYQRPGQPLRQRDRRLLEDLAGHLGGVLHARHLTADLQRALERQVLAREEERRRLRRDLHDGLGPALAGHLLRLDLIASKVDHDPAAYAEVDRLRQELRGTVLEVRRVVEGLRPPALDELGLAGALSQVLQRLSAGSAVRVGLHVEELPPLSAAIEVAAFRIVTEAVTNAVRHAGAAQCTVCLVGVDGMLRVTVTDDGCGMAVASPAGNGLHTMRERAEELRGRLRIEAGSGTTVVAELPLPPAARAPSAPVLAAER from the coding sequence GTGAGGCTGCGGGGGGTGGGGCCGACGGCCGCGGTGATCGCCGCGGCCGTCGGCCTGTCGCTCACCGGGGTGGCGGGTTCCCTCTGGGCGGCCGTCCAGGATCACCAGTCGGTCGCCTCCACGGCGCTGGTCGCATCTTTCATGGTGGCCTTCGCGGCGACCGGCGCCGTCGTTGCGGCGGCCCGGCCGGGCAACGGCGTCGGTTGGCTCATGCTGGCCGGCGCTGCGGTGTCGAGCCTCGGCAACGCCGGGGCATCGCTGGCCCATCACGGCATCGTCGTGGACCCGGGCAGCCTGCCCGGAGCCTCGGCGTTCGCGGTCGCCGGCCAATCGTGCCGTTCGCTGGGTTGGTACCTGTTGACCCTCGGCGTGCCGGCGGTGTTCCCGGACGGCAAGTTCCTGGCCAGCCGCCGTCGCTGGTTGCCGACCTTGCTCGGTGTCGTGCTGGTCGCCTCGGTCGTCGGCCCGATCACCGACAAGCAGGCGGACCTCACCGGTCTGGGAAGCTGGCAGAACCCGATCGCACCGACCGGCGGCTGGCAGTTCTTCCAGGCACTCGCGTTCATCCTTCAGGCGCCGCTCGGGCTTGTCGTCGCCGTCGCCATCGTCGGCCAGCTGGTGCGGCGCTGGCGGCAGGGCGGTCCATTGCTGCGCCAGCAGCTGCAGCTGTTCATCGGTGCCGCGGCGATCGGGATCCTCGCGGTGCCGGTCGTGTTCGCCCTTGGCACGGCCCACGGGGACTGGGTGTTCGGGGCGGCTGCAGTGCCGCTGCCGATCGCGATCGGCTTTGCCGTGCTGGCGCGAGATCTCTACGACTTGCGCACCGCGGCCAACCGGACGCTGGTGTGGGTGACCCTGTCGGCCCTCATCGTCGGGCTGTACGCGTTGGTCATCCAGGGTCTCGGCAGCCGCTTGGACGTTCACGGCGCAGCCTGGTTGGCCTGGGTGGCCGCCGGAGTCGTCGCGGTGGCGTTCGCCCCGCTGCGCGACGTGCTTCAGCGGGGCATCAACCGGCTGACCTTCGGTCGCTGGGACGAGCCCTACGACGTGCTCGCCGCGCTCGGACAGCGCCTCGAGGCCAGCGTAGACGTCGACCGGCTGCTCGCCGACGTCGTGAGCGAGCTGCACGGGCTCGGGCTCGGCGCCGTTGCCGTCTACGACGCCGACGGGCGGGTCGTCGCGGGAGATGTTGCGACGACCGACCACCTGGTTGCCCAACCCCTGGCGGCGTTCGGTCGTCCGGTAGGAACGCTGCGCTACCAAAGGCCCGGCCAGCCGTTGCGCCAGCGGGACCGTCGACTGCTCGAGGACCTGGCCGGTCACCTCGGCGGCGTGCTGCATGCGCGCCACCTGACCGCGGACCTGCAGCGGGCGCTCGAGCGCCAGGTGCTCGCGCGCGAGGAGGAACGCCGCCGGTTGCGCCGGGACCTGCACGACGGGCTGGGGCCGGCCCTCGCGGGGCACCTGCTGCGGCTGGACCTGATCGCGTCGAAGGTGGATCACGATCCCGCGGCGTACGCCGAGGTCGACCGGCTGCGTCAGGAGCTGCGTGGCACGGTGCTCGAGGTTCGCCGGGTCGTCGAGGGGCTGCGGCCGCCGGCGCTCGACGAGCTGGGGCTGGCCGGCGCCCTGTCGCAGGTGCTGCAAAGGCTCAGCGCCGGCAGCGCCGTGCGCGTCGGCTTGCACGTCGAGGAGCTGCCCCCGTTGTCGGCCGCGATCGAGGTGGCGGCCTTCCGAATCGTCACGGAGGCGGTCACCAACGCCGTCCGCCACGCCGGCGCCGCGCAGTGCACGGTGTGTCTCGTGGGGGTCGACGGCATGTTGCGGGTCACCGTCACCGACGACGGATGCGGGATGGCCGTCGCATCTCCGGCGGGCAACGGCCTGCACACGATGCGGGAGCGCGCGGAGGAGCTGCGCGGCCGGCTCCGGATCGAAGCCGGCAGCGGTACGACGGTCGTCGCCGAGCTGCCGTTGCCGCCTGCTGCTCGCGCCCCGAGCGCCCCGGTGCTGGCGGCGGAGCGGTGA